GGGCAGATGGGGAATCACCACCGTATTGTGTTTGATCCGAATGGCACGGGCGTTACGTTTGCCGCGCCGATGCAGCAGCGCAAGACGCAAGGTGGTGCGAATCAAAGCGTGAATCGAGTACCAGTTTTCAATGTGAAACAGGGTTCGACCTTGGCCAAACACCTGTGCTTCGTGTTCAATCTCAATACCCAAACGCTGCTGAAAATGCACACGCCCCAGCCGCTGTTGCAATTGCTGCAACGGATCGTTGTTCTGCTCGTTTTCTGCTACGTCAGTCCCTTTTTTGGGCTGTAACGCCACCACCTTGCCCATCATTCTGCTCCCTTTTACCTCTACCCACTAAAGCAAGGTAGATTTACCTCTGCACTGCGTTTAAAGTAAGCCTACATTTTACTGTAGGCCTAACAAGCAGAAGCCGCTGCACATTTTTGCTAAAATGAGGTCTAAGCCAGAAAATACACCCACGTTTCATCTACTTTGTGAGTCCATTATGAACGCATTCAATTCAACCATCAGCAATGAAATCGCCATCTCTCCTTCCGCTCACCAGCAACTGCTCGGCTTGGTGCAACAAGAGGACGATGTCCTCGGCCTGCGTATCTTTGTCTCTGGCGGCGGCTGTGGTGGTATGGGTTACAGCATGACCTTCGCCACTGAGCAGTACGACCACGACGCGGTGCTCAAACAAGACGACCTGAACGTCTACGTTGACTCCGTAGCGCTGCAATTCCTCAACGGCGTTGAAATCGACTACCAAGAACGCTCTATGGGCGGCGGCAGCTTCGTCTTTAAAAACGTCTTCAAAGCCGTGGGTGGCTCTGGTGGTTGTAATGCCTGTGGTTCTGCGGGCGGTTCGGGTGGTGGCTGTGGCTAGATGGCAGCTCGCCTCTTACTGATCACCCCACGCAACAGTTACCGCATTGCCCCTTACCTTCGAGCCGCCGAGCAACTCGGCATCGAGGTGCTGGTCGCCTCCGATGGCAAACACTCCTTAATCAGCGCCCTCAGCGAGGGGCTGCACATCAATGCCGACGACCTGAAAGGCTCTGTAATAAAACTGCAACACGCCGCTGGTCAACAGGGCTTTCAGGGCGTAGTGGGCAGCGATGACAGCGTCAGTGAACTGACCGGAGCCATCGCTGAACGGCTCAATTTGCCCGGAAACCCCCCTCACGCCGCCCGTTACAGCCATCGTAAAGATCTGGCACGACACTGTTTGCAACAGGCCAATGTTGCCATCCCCGACTTCCAAACCCTTACCTTTGAGCAAATCGCTGCCGGTCAACGACCTCATATAGCCTATCCTTTGGTACTCAAACCCCTCTCTCTCTCTGCCAGCCGAGGCGTGATTCGGGTTAATAACGAGACTCAGTTTCAAAGCGCCGCCAGCCGCATCAAAGTACTTCTTGATGAACAAAAAAATGCAGAGGAACGCAACACACTGCTTCTGGAGCAATTTCTACCTGGTCAAGAGGTCGCACTGGAAGGCATGTTGGATCACGGTCAACTGCAACTGCTGACCCTGTTCGACAAACCGGAGCCACTCAACGGCCCCTTTTTTGAGGAAAGTTATTACATCACTCCCTCCCGTCTGCCCGCAACGCTGCAAGCAAAAATCTTGGCTGTCACCGCCGATGCGTGTCGCGCTTACGGGCTGCGCCATGGGCCGATTCACGCCGAGCTGCGCGTCAATGCTGATCAGGTTTGGATTCTCGAAGTGGCGGCACGCACCATCGGTGGTCAATGTGGCCGTCTGCTCACCTTTGGCAGTGGCCACACCTTAGAAGAGTTGGTGATTGCTCAAGCGATGGGGACACCACTGGCGCTGAAAAAAGCGCCCGAAGCGGTGGGGGTGTTGATGATTCCGATTCCGAAAGCGGGTCTATTGCGCCGCGTAGAAGGAGTGATGGCCGCAGAGAAAGTGCCTTACATCACCTCGTTGGAGATCAGCCTCTACAGCGGTTACGAACTGGTGCCACTGCCTGAGGGCAGCAGTTATCTTGGTTTTATCTTTGCCAAAGCCCCCAGCCCCGAATTGGTCGAAGCGGCGCTACGTGAGGCACACGACTGTCTGAATATCGTTATTGCGCCGCTGTGGAAAATTGGCTAAATGCTCAAACCACGCCGTTACTTGCGTAATAAACGCCCCTGTTTTTCAACCCGCATCTTCTGCATTTTCTCCAAACCACGCGAACCAAAATAGAAACCGTACATCACCACCATCAAGATTTGGAAAAAGGGAACCCACTCTTCTAATGCCGACAATTGAGTCTCGGTAAGATCGCCGCTAAAGACCGTATAAAAGGCCAGCACTGAAACCACTGCGGTCATAAAAATCAACGCCATCGGGCGAATGTTTTTTGATAACCAAGAGTCACTTTTCATATCAAGCTCTAAACGTTCGGTCAGCTCACTTTCCATCTTCGCTTCATGATCAGCTGCTTGCTGATCCAATTCAATCATCAACTCCTGAATTTTGATGTCGTAGGCGGCTTTAATTTTCGCCTGCTGAATCTCGGTCAAGGCAATCTCTTCGTCGCTGGTAACCAGATCATCAACAACTTTACCCACGGATGAAATAAAATCCACACCAACGGAACTGAACAAACTACTAAACCACCCCATAACGTCTCTCCTCGATTTTGAATTATTTTCTGCTCAAGCGAGTTAAAAACAAGGGGGTTCGTACCTCACCCCAACCTACACTCACTCAAAAACCCGCTCAAAAGGCGGCAATCCCGCCAACAACAACGCTCCATAACGCTTGCTCACCAAACGCCGATCCAAAATGGTAATCGTGCCTTCATCATCTTCACTTCTCAGCAAACGACCACAGGCCTGCATCAGACGAATGCCCGCATCGGGTACCGAAATTTGCATAAAGGCATTGCCACCACAGCTCTCGACCCACTCAGCAGCCGCCTCTTCAACCGGCGAATTCGGCACACTGAACGGCAGCTTGGCGATCACCACATGGGTACACAGCTCCCCCGCCAGATCCAAACCCTCAGCAAAACTGGCCAAGCCAAACAGAATCGAACGCTCGCCTTTGCCACACGCGGTAACGTGCCGTTCCAACAACTGCTGTTTAGCGCCACTGCCCTGAATCAACAGCGCATCGCGCCACGCCAGTGGCAAACCGTCCGCCACCCGCTGCATCTGCCAACGAGACGAAAACAACACCAGCGCCGCCTTATCCTTCTCCAACAATTTGGGCAGAAGTTCAATCAACTCCTCCGTATGAGCATTGGCTTGAGTCGGTTCTGAGGCCATTTTTGGGATCACCAAACGCGCTCGATTGGGGTAATCAAAAGGCGAGAGCAGACGCACGTATTGTGTTCCATCTCCCTCATGCAAACCCACTTGCTGGCGAAAACGGCTGAAACTGCCCGTCGCCGTCAAGGTCGCCGAGGTCAACAACGCCCCCGCGCAACGCGACCACAACAACTCTTCATAAATGTGCGCC
This region of Gammaproteobacteria bacterium genomic DNA includes:
- a CDS encoding iron-sulfur cluster assembly accessory protein gives rise to the protein MNAFNSTISNEIAISPSAHQQLLGLVQQEDDVLGLRIFVSGGGCGGMGYSMTFATEQYDHDAVLKQDDLNVYVDSVALQFLNGVEIDYQERSMGGGSFVFKNVFKAVGGSGGCNACGSAGGSGGGCG
- a CDS encoding ATP-grasp domain-containing protein; this translates as MAARLLLITPRNSYRIAPYLRAAEQLGIEVLVASDGKHSLISALSEGLHINADDLKGSVIKLQHAAGQQGFQGVVGSDDSVSELTGAIAERLNLPGNPPHAARYSHRKDLARHCLQQANVAIPDFQTLTFEQIAAGQRPHIAYPLVLKPLSLSASRGVIRVNNETQFQSAASRIKVLLDEQKNAEERNTLLLEQFLPGQEVALEGMLDHGQLQLLTLFDKPEPLNGPFFEESYYITPSRLPATLQAKILAVTADACRAYGLRHGPIHAELRVNADQVWILEVAARTIGGQCGRLLTFGSGHTLEELVIAQAMGTPLALKKAPEAVGVLMIPIPKAGLLRRVEGVMAAEKVPYITSLEISLYSGYELVPLPEGSSYLGFIFAKAPSPELVEAALREAHDCLNIVIAPLWKIG
- a CDS encoding 3TM-type holin, whose protein sequence is MGWFSSLFSSVGVDFISSVGKVVDDLVTSDEEIALTEIQQAKIKAAYDIKIQELMIELDQQAADHEAKMESELTERLELDMKSDSWLSKNIRPMALIFMTAVVSVLAFYTVFSGDLTETQLSALEEWVPFFQILMVVMYGFYFGSRGLEKMQKMRVEKQGRLLRK